The following proteins are co-located in the Nonlabens ponticola genome:
- a CDS encoding response regulator transcription factor, with the protein MKEQKAKILLVDDEPDILEIVSYNLKNEGYQVYTAENGEEAVKKAKKKIPDLVILDVMMPVMDGIEACEKMRKLPELDKTIITFLTARGEDYSMIAGFDAGADDYITKPVKPRLLVSKVKSLLRRNVVETDESGNVKNLGDLIIDRDQYKIFWKKKELILPRKEFELLSLLTSQPGKVFKREEILDVVWGNEVVVGGRTIDVHIRKLREKLGDKKFKTVKGVGYKYVI; encoded by the coding sequence ATGAAAGAGCAGAAAGCCAAAATCCTATTAGTTGATGACGAGCCAGATATTCTTGAGATCGTAAGCTATAATCTTAAAAATGAAGGCTATCAGGTGTACACTGCCGAGAATGGCGAGGAAGCAGTCAAAAAAGCTAAGAAGAAGATTCCAGATCTCGTGATATTGGATGTCATGATGCCCGTTATGGACGGCATCGAGGCCTGTGAAAAAATGCGCAAATTGCCAGAACTTGATAAAACAATCATCACATTTCTTACAGCTCGTGGTGAGGACTACAGTATGATCGCCGGGTTTGATGCTGGTGCAGATGATTACATAACCAAACCTGTAAAACCAAGACTGCTCGTGTCAAAAGTGAAATCTCTATTGCGCCGCAACGTGGTAGAAACAGATGAGAGTGGTAATGTCAAGAATCTAGGTGATTTGATCATTGACCGTGATCAATACAAGATTTTCTGGAAGAAAAAGGAGCTCATACTGCCTAGAAAGGAATTTGAATTACTCTCCTTATTAACCAGCCAGCCTGGCAAGGTTTTTAAGCGCGAGGAAATCCTCGATGTAGTTTGGGGTAATGAGGTAGTTGTAGGTGGTAGAACCATCGATGTGCACATACGTAAACTGCGTGAAAAGCTAGGCGATAAAAAATTCAAGACCGTAAAGGGTGTAGGCTATAAATATGTCATCTAG
- a CDS encoding T9SS type A sorting domain-containing protein, whose protein sequence is MKQIYSMIAMLLFTAVAFAQQPIITTVLDGDCSGGTPKMIEIYANGTVDFSQYTLQTEKNTNTEFGADLSLADAGVVTDGFIYVTTTNSLAADEGETSAFASEFPSLSDAIVLTGGAADGNGDDRFRIIDAQMTVIDQYGESGVNGDNEIWDYTDSYATRINGTGPDGGFNPGNWNYAGRAALNNLGVCQGQAETFESIIGTIGQFSTTGSTEPSLSILSPANGATLTDGALESTISVSNFTLSSSATAGDGDGYIVYQLDTEDAVNKFDTDPITISGIAPGEHTLVVRLVDNSGADVSEATTQSVTFTVPSQQAINSIADLRSQDVGGDTVFTLNSEAIVTRTEGFRNQKYIEDETGAILIDDPQNVIPDGVYEEGDGITGLSGTLGEFRGLLQFTPTEDPGAPSSSDNVITPQEVSLAELAQNSEEYESELVTIIEEVEFTDADGERTFTNNDNLTISDGTTNFLVRNFFGEDFTDEVVPDGFGSITGIVRQDDNVQAGAYAISPRNADDIETLTLSNGSVEAGLFTVYPNPANDVLNITAANGNAVDVIIYSALGQEVISQKAVSSSINVNNLRSGLYVVKITQDNASQTRKLVIK, encoded by the coding sequence ATGAAACAAATTTACTCAATGATTGCCATGTTGCTTTTTACAGCTGTGGCATTTGCACAACAACCTATTATCACGACCGTCTTGGATGGCGATTGTAGTGGTGGAACGCCTAAAATGATCGAAATCTACGCCAACGGTACGGTAGATTTTTCTCAGTACACCTTGCAGACTGAAAAAAATACTAACACTGAGTTTGGTGCTGACCTTTCTCTTGCCGATGCTGGAGTGGTAACTGATGGTTTTATCTATGTTACAACAACAAACAGTCTTGCCGCTGATGAAGGCGAGACGTCTGCATTTGCATCTGAATTCCCTTCATTGTCTGACGCGATTGTTCTTACAGGCGGTGCTGCAGATGGTAATGGTGATGACCGTTTTAGAATCATCGACGCACAAATGACCGTAATAGATCAATATGGTGAGAGCGGTGTCAACGGTGATAATGAAATTTGGGATTATACTGACTCATATGCTACTCGTATCAACGGTACTGGACCTGATGGTGGATTTAATCCTGGTAACTGGAACTATGCAGGTAGAGCTGCACTTAATAACTTAGGTGTTTGTCAAGGTCAAGCTGAAACTTTTGAAAGCATCATAGGAACTATAGGCCAATTTTCTACCACTGGTAGCACTGAGCCTAGCCTTTCTATCCTATCTCCAGCTAATGGCGCTACACTTACTGATGGCGCTCTAGAATCAACGATCTCTGTATCTAACTTTACACTTTCTTCTAGCGCAACTGCTGGTGATGGTGATGGTTACATCGTTTACCAACTGGACACAGAAGATGCTGTAAACAAATTTGACACAGATCCTATCACCATAAGCGGTATCGCTCCAGGTGAACACACGCTAGTTGTGAGACTTGTTGATAATAGCGGTGCAGACGTATCTGAAGCAACAACTCAATCTGTAACTTTTACAGTACCATCACAGCAAGCCATCAATAGCATTGCAGACCTGAGAAGCCAAGATGTAGGTGGTGACACTGTCTTTACATTGAATAGTGAGGCGATCGTTACTCGCACAGAAGGTTTTAGAAACCAGAAGTACATTGAAGACGAGACTGGTGCCATCTTGATTGATGACCCACAAAATGTAATTCCTGACGGTGTATATGAAGAAGGTGATGGTATCACTGGATTGTCTGGTACGCTAGGTGAATTCCGTGGGTTGCTACAATTTACTCCAACTGAGGATCCAGGTGCGCCATCTTCTAGTGATAATGTAATTACTCCACAAGAAGTTAGCCTTGCTGAGCTTGCTCAAAATTCTGAAGAATATGAGTCTGAACTCGTTACCATCATTGAAGAGGTAGAGTTTACTGATGCAGATGGTGAACGTACTTTTACAAATAATGATAACCTTACAATTTCTGACGGTACAACTAACTTCCTAGTACGCAATTTCTTTGGAGAAGATTTCACTGATGAGGTTGTTCCTGATGGATTTGGTTCAATTACAGGTATCGTGAGACAAGACGACAATGTACAAGCTGGTGCCTATGCGATTTCTCCTAGAAACGCAGATGACATCGAGACACTTACCTTAAGTAACGGTTCTGTAGAAGCAGGTTTGTTTACTGTCTATCCTAATCCTGCAAATGATGTGTTGAACATTACTGCAGCAAACGGCAACGCGGTAGATGTGATTATCTATTCTGCTTTAGGTCAAGAAGTGATCTCGCAAAAAGCAGTTTCTAGCTCTATCAACGTCAATAACTTGAGATCAGGTTTGTATGTAGTTAAAATTACTCAAGACAATGCTTCACAAACAAGAAAGCTAGTTATCAAGTAA
- a CDS encoding LuxE/PaaK family acyltransferase, giving the protein MDFPVFDIESTAAFEAMALEVFRFQFQNNQVYSRYCSLLGKELVDRIEDIPYLPISFFKTHQILSKPSNNKDVIFTSSGTTESVVSKHRVTDPLIYENSLDHSFKFQYGNYEDYVILALLPHYLERKGSSLVYMVQRWIEKSNDERSGFYLHNISELAQILKSLQQDDKKVILIGVTFALLQLAEQFPMSLPSTTIIETGGMKGMRKEIIKPELHRILKSAFNQVEIHSEYGMTELLSQAYANDGLHFETPEWMHVSARDTNDPLSTVPNGKTGGLNIIDLANYNSCSFIATQDLGKVYENGSFEVLGRFDHSDIRGCNLMAIN; this is encoded by the coding sequence TTGGATTTTCCTGTATTTGATATCGAATCGACTGCTGCTTTTGAAGCAATGGCGCTGGAGGTATTTAGATTTCAATTCCAGAATAATCAAGTTTATTCTAGGTATTGCTCTCTATTAGGCAAAGAGCTGGTAGATAGAATTGAAGACATACCTTATTTACCCATTTCTTTTTTCAAAACGCATCAAATACTCTCTAAGCCTAGTAATAACAAAGATGTGATTTTTACCAGCAGCGGCACCACAGAAAGTGTTGTATCAAAGCATCGAGTAACTGATCCATTGATTTATGAAAACAGCCTGGATCATAGCTTCAAATTTCAATATGGCAATTATGAAGATTATGTAATTCTTGCTTTATTACCTCATTATCTGGAGCGTAAAGGATCTTCGCTTGTTTACATGGTGCAACGATGGATTGAAAAATCTAACGATGAACGCAGTGGTTTTTACCTTCATAACATAAGTGAGCTAGCACAAATTCTCAAATCATTACAACAGGACGATAAAAAAGTGATTTTGATAGGTGTCACTTTTGCCTTATTACAACTAGCAGAACAATTCCCAATGTCATTACCCAGTACGACCATTATTGAAACTGGCGGTATGAAGGGCATGCGCAAGGAAATTATCAAGCCAGAATTACATCGTATTTTAAAATCAGCTTTTAACCAGGTAGAAATCCACAGCGAGTACGGCATGACAGAGCTTTTATCTCAAGCTTATGCAAATGATGGACTGCATTTTGAAACGCCTGAATGGATGCATGTTAGCGCAAGAGATACTAATGACCCATTAAGTACGGTACCAAATGGCAAAACTGGCGGACTCAATATTATCGATCTTGCCAATTATAATTCGTGCTCATTCATTGCCACGCAGGATCTAGGCAAAGTTTATGAAAATGGTTCTTTTGAAGTTTTGGGTAGGTTTGACCACAGCGATATCAGAGGTTGTAATCTTATGGCGATCAATTAG
- the tyrS gene encoding tyrosine--tRNA ligase → MAYNFVNELQWRGMIHDIMPDTDKLLEDEVVSGYIGFDPTADSLHIGSLVQIILLMHLQRAGHRPIALVGGATGMIGDPSGKSAERNLLTQEILDKNIAGVRSVISRFIDFEGGEPETRALLVNNYDWMKDFSLIDFARDIGKHITVNYMMAKDSVKKRVSGDGDGMSFTEFTYQLFQGYDFLYLYENMNCKLQIGGSDQWGNITTGTELVRRKAGGKAYALTTPLVTKADGTKFGKTESGNIWLDADKTSVYKFYQFWITATDEDAINWIKIFTFLDEQTCNDLIEEHAKDPGFRVLQKRLAEEVTVMVHGQDAYETAVEASKILFSKKVTPEQWSKFDQDTLLEIFEGVPQTTISRYDVENGIEIVSFLTDTTGFLKSNSEARRALKENSLAINKEKFSEDKVVNTSDIIADSMILLQRGKKNYFLVLVN, encoded by the coding sequence ATGGCCTATAATTTTGTAAATGAGCTACAATGGCGCGGTATGATTCACGATATCATGCCCGATACTGATAAATTGTTAGAGGATGAAGTGGTGAGTGGTTATATAGGCTTTGACCCAACGGCAGACTCCTTACATATAGGTAGCCTCGTGCAAATCATTTTGTTGATGCACCTGCAGCGTGCAGGTCACAGGCCTATCGCACTAGTTGGTGGAGCTACAGGAATGATAGGTGATCCATCAGGTAAAAGTGCAGAGCGTAATTTACTCACGCAGGAAATCCTTGATAAAAACATAGCAGGCGTCCGGTCTGTCATATCGAGATTTATTGATTTTGAAGGTGGTGAGCCAGAAACACGCGCTCTGCTGGTCAACAACTATGACTGGATGAAGGACTTTAGCTTGATAGATTTTGCTAGAGACATAGGTAAACATATCACGGTAAATTACATGATGGCAAAGGACAGTGTTAAGAAACGCGTGTCTGGCGATGGCGACGGTATGAGTTTTACTGAGTTTACTTACCAGCTGTTTCAAGGCTATGATTTCCTGTATTTGTACGAGAACATGAATTGTAAATTGCAGATAGGTGGAAGCGATCAATGGGGAAATATTACTACAGGAACTGAGCTGGTGCGCCGCAAGGCTGGTGGTAAGGCGTATGCTTTGACTACACCACTTGTTACCAAAGCAGACGGAACCAAATTTGGTAAAACGGAATCTGGTAACATCTGGCTTGATGCAGATAAAACTAGTGTTTACAAATTCTATCAATTCTGGATTACGGCAACAGACGAGGACGCTATTAACTGGATCAAAATATTCACCTTTCTTGATGAGCAAACCTGTAACGATCTCATAGAAGAGCACGCAAAAGATCCAGGATTTAGGGTGTTACAAAAACGACTGGCAGAAGAAGTTACCGTCATGGTTCACGGTCAAGATGCTTATGAAACGGCTGTTGAGGCTAGTAAAATCCTCTTCAGTAAGAAAGTGACTCCAGAGCAATGGAGCAAGTTTGATCAAGATACCTTGTTAGAAATTTTTGAGGGTGTGCCGCAAACCACTATTTCAAGATACGATGTTGAAAACGGAATAGAGATCGTATCCTTTTTAACTGATACCACAGGATTCTTGAAGTCTAACAGTGAGGCACGACGCGCATTAAAAGAAAATAGCCTCGCCATCAACAAGGAGAAATTTAGTGAAGATAAGGTTGTGAATACCAGCGATATCATTGCAGATAGTATGATACTATTGCAGCGCGGTAAAAAGAATTATTTTCTAGTCTTGGTAAATTAA
- a CDS encoding NAD-dependent epimerase/dehydratase family protein, translated as MILVTGATGMVGGHLLYRFRESATQIKAIYRNPASIDKTRTIFNSYRKGDAALVDNFKWVPGDLLDLPSLEDAMEGIDQVYHCAAILGDASFDKMKQVNVTGTKYLVDIAIARGISKFCYVSSIATLANPVAGKSITEDDFFNPDALNTDYAISKYGGEMEVWRASQEDLDVVIVNPGVILGEGDYNNGSGKLWSASAATQPFYTSGSSGFVDVRDVAEIMQLLMNSDIKNERFTLVADNVEFKKILENISIAIHSKKPSILLTKWMLYTAWILGKIPSWLGIMKGLSRAEIITYTSNSKYDNEKVEEQLSYKFTALKNSIERVSSHFLENKE; from the coding sequence ATGATTCTAGTCACAGGAGCCACTGGTATGGTAGGCGGCCATTTATTGTACCGCTTTCGCGAAAGCGCAACCCAAATCAAAGCGATCTACAGGAATCCAGCATCTATAGATAAAACACGCACCATCTTTAATTCTTATCGCAAGGGTGATGCAGCGCTGGTTGATAATTTTAAGTGGGTTCCTGGCGATTTACTGGACTTGCCTAGCCTGGAAGATGCGATGGAAGGTATTGATCAAGTTTATCATTGTGCGGCTATATTGGGCGATGCTAGTTTTGACAAGATGAAACAGGTAAACGTGACTGGCACAAAGTATCTTGTGGATATCGCGATTGCTCGTGGCATCTCTAAATTTTGCTATGTAAGTAGCATTGCTACTCTTGCTAATCCTGTTGCAGGTAAGTCCATTACCGAAGATGATTTTTTCAATCCAGATGCACTTAATACAGATTATGCTATATCAAAGTATGGCGGTGAGATGGAAGTATGGCGTGCCTCTCAAGAAGATCTTGATGTGGTAATCGTCAATCCTGGAGTGATATTAGGAGAAGGTGATTATAACAATGGTAGTGGCAAATTATGGAGCGCAAGTGCAGCGACACAGCCTTTTTACACGAGTGGCAGCAGTGGTTTTGTAGATGTGAGAGATGTTGCGGAGATTATGCAGCTATTGATGAATAGCGATATTAAAAATGAACGATTCACGCTGGTGGCAGATAATGTTGAATTCAAGAAAATACTAGAAAACATATCCATCGCCATCCATAGTAAAAAGCCATCCATCTTACTTACCAAATGGATGTTGTACACAGCTTGGATTCTAGGTAAGATTCCTAGCTGGTTAGGGATCATGAAAGGCCTTTCTAGAGCTGAAATAATAACCTACACATCCAACTCTAAGTACGATAATGAAAAGGTAGAAGAACAGCTATCCTATAAGTTTACTGCTTTAAAAAATAGTATTGAACGAGTTTCAAGTCATTTTCTTGAGAACAAAGAGTAA
- a CDS encoding DUF4296 domain-containing protein produces the protein MRNLVVILFIFLTTSCTDIQTAEKPDDFYGDQKMADILTDLYLIDGSMSNNRSAFTKLKTLPTDYIYDKYNTDSVTYRENFLYYADRVEEYQQVLEIVEQNLEVVKDSVEARQQRVNKRITTPAEPTEIIKDPDNQ, from the coding sequence ATGAGAAACCTTGTAGTAATTCTATTTATTTTTTTAACCACAAGCTGTACCGATATCCAAACTGCTGAAAAGCCAGATGATTTTTACGGTGATCAAAAAATGGCAGATATTCTTACTGATCTTTATTTGATAGACGGATCTATGAGCAACAATCGATCTGCTTTCACAAAGCTCAAAACGCTGCCTACTGATTATATCTATGATAAATACAATACAGATAGTGTTACCTACAGAGAGAATTTTTTATACTATGCTGATCGCGTTGAAGAATATCAACAGGTTCTTGAAATAGTAGAGCAAAACCTAGAAGTGGTTAAGGACAGCGTTGAGGCCAGACAGCAACGAGTTAATAAAAGAATCACTACACCTGCGGAACCTACCGAGATAATCAAAGATCCAGACAATCAGTAA
- a CDS encoding dihydroorotase, whose translation MKRLLIKNARIVNELKTVQGDIYVEDDTIVEIADSISAKSSDTTIIDVEGKHVLPGIIDDQVHFREPGLIHKGTIGSESAAAIAGGITSYFEMPNTKPQTTNYKEWKNKMDIAASDSYANYGFMLGGTNDNLEEILNADTSQIPALKLFLGSSTGNMLVDDLEVLERIFSKVKLRIALHCEDEDTIKKNLQAAIDEYGEEIPMDQHPVIRNVEACYLSSSKAVELAKKTGARIHVFHLSTGKETALFSNNKDLRKKQITSEVCIHHLWFCDEDYKRKGSHIKWNPAVKSAADREKLWEALLDDRIDVIATDHAPHTLQEKSNSYLSCPSGGPLVQHALPAMLEFVHQDKISIEKVVQKMCHNPAILFDVEKRGFIKEGYKADLVVVDTNNPWTVTRDNVIAKCGWSPFEGVTFKSRITHTILNGNVAYKNFKVNENKFAQAITFDR comes from the coding sequence ATGAAGAGATTGCTTATTAAAAATGCTCGTATTGTCAACGAACTCAAGACTGTTCAAGGTGATATTTATGTAGAAGATGATACGATTGTCGAGATTGCTGATAGTATTAGCGCTAAGAGTAGCGACACTACCATCATTGATGTTGAGGGCAAACACGTTCTTCCAGGTATTATCGACGATCAAGTACACTTTAGAGAACCGGGCTTGATTCATAAGGGCACTATAGGTAGCGAGAGTGCGGCAGCTATCGCTGGTGGTATTACAAGTTATTTTGAAATGCCCAATACAAAACCGCAAACTACCAACTACAAGGAATGGAAAAATAAGATGGATATCGCGGCAAGCGATAGTTATGCCAACTATGGTTTTATGTTAGGTGGTACTAATGACAACCTTGAAGAAATATTAAATGCGGATACTTCTCAAATTCCTGCCCTCAAGCTATTTCTAGGTTCTTCAACAGGTAATATGCTGGTCGATGATCTTGAAGTTTTAGAACGTATTTTTTCTAAGGTAAAACTGCGCATCGCTTTACACTGCGAGGACGAGGATACCATCAAAAAAAACCTACAAGCTGCCATCGATGAGTATGGCGAGGAAATCCCTATGGATCAACATCCAGTAATTAGAAATGTTGAAGCTTGTTATTTGTCTAGCTCAAAAGCGGTTGAGTTAGCTAAAAAAACAGGTGCGCGTATTCACGTATTTCACTTATCTACTGGTAAGGAGACTGCATTATTTAGCAACAACAAGGACCTACGTAAAAAACAAATTACTTCTGAGGTTTGCATACACCACTTGTGGTTTTGCGATGAAGATTACAAGCGCAAGGGTTCTCATATCAAATGGAATCCAGCGGTAAAAAGTGCTGCAGATAGAGAAAAGTTGTGGGAAGCCTTGCTGGATGATCGTATTGATGTTATCGCTACTGACCATGCACCACACACCTTACAAGAAAAATCAAATAGTTATTTGAGTTGTCCCAGTGGTGGTCCGCTTGTACAACATGCTTTACCAGCAATGTTAGAGTTTGTACATCAGGATAAAATAAGTATAGAGAAGGTTGTGCAAAAGATGTGTCACAATCCAGCCATTCTATTTGATGTAGAAAAACGTGGCTTTATTAAAGAAGGTTACAAGGCAGATCTTGTAGTTGTTGATACTAATAACCCATGGACAGTCACTCGCGACAATGTCATCGCAAAATGTGGCTGGTCACCGTTTGAAGGTGTCACATTTAAAAGCAGGATCACGCATACCATACTTAATGGTAATGTTGCTTATAAGAATTTTAAAGTCAATGAGAATAAGTTTGCTCAAGCTATAACTTTTGATCGATGA
- a CDS encoding polyprenol monophosphomannose synthase, with protein MKDTLVIIPTYNERENVELIVRAVLDTYLEAHVLIVDDNSPDGTAQIVEGLQVDYEARLHLEKRAKKDGLGTAYIHGFKWALQRSYEYIFEMDADFSHDPADLELLHEACHDLGADLSIGSRYVQGVNVVNWPMSRVLLSYVASKYVRLITRMEIHDTTAGFKCYRASLLKRFDLDKIKFVGYAFQIEMKFKSYLLEAKIVEVPVIFTDRSRGVSKMSTGIIHEAVTGILRMKFKSLLGKLEI; from the coding sequence ATGAAGGATACTCTAGTTATCATACCTACCTATAATGAGCGCGAGAATGTCGAGCTCATTGTACGTGCTGTGCTAGACACCTATCTTGAGGCACACGTACTTATTGTAGATGATAATTCTCCTGATGGTACTGCTCAAATTGTTGAAGGGCTTCAAGTCGATTATGAAGCTAGATTGCACCTAGAAAAAAGGGCCAAAAAGGATGGCTTGGGTACCGCATACATTCATGGGTTTAAGTGGGCGCTGCAGCGATCGTATGAATATATATTTGAGATGGATGCAGATTTCTCTCACGACCCTGCAGATCTAGAATTGCTTCACGAGGCATGCCATGATTTGGGTGCTGATTTATCAATAGGTAGCCGTTATGTGCAAGGTGTAAACGTTGTTAATTGGCCGATGTCGCGCGTTCTTTTGTCCTATGTGGCGTCAAAATATGTACGTCTCATCACGAGAATGGAGATACATGACACAACGGCTGGATTTAAATGCTATCGGGCGAGTTTATTGAAACGTTTTGATCTGGACAAAATTAAATTTGTAGGTTACGCGTTCCAGATCGAGATGAAATTCAAGTCTTATTTGCTTGAGGCAAAGATTGTTGAGGTGCCGGTAATTTTTACTGATAGATCTAGAGGCGTTTCAAAAATGAGTACTGGCATTATTCATGAAGCAGTGACCGGGATTTTAAGAATGAAATTTAAAAGCTTGCTGGGCAAATTAGAGATATGA
- a CDS encoding DUF4271 domain-containing protein, with the protein MHQVMSIPLNFTTMETLSRYALNLDWVAVVLMLCLTALGVVRQVSNIALSDFLGVYTSSKFIKITSDDRMDNYKLLLFTGLITYPILISLVLYKLHVDFYGGDSGILTYGIILTVVSAFLLFKHYLGRLIGTVANFEFLLDQADHSRNIYRVALCFLLILLNLFIYYVFPTYEQVVLIACTTVLFVFLLYHFIIIGSLLKSIGGSILYFILYLCTLEIAPYLLLYKYFTS; encoded by the coding sequence ATGCATCAAGTCATGAGCATACCTCTTAATTTTACCACCATGGAAACCTTGAGTCGTTATGCCTTAAATCTTGATTGGGTTGCAGTAGTATTGATGCTATGCCTAACTGCTTTAGGCGTTGTGAGACAAGTGAGCAATATTGCCTTGTCCGACTTTTTAGGCGTTTACACCAGCAGTAAATTTATCAAGATTACTAGCGACGATCGTATGGACAATTACAAATTGTTGCTGTTTACGGGACTCATTACCTACCCTATTTTGATCTCACTTGTTCTATATAAACTTCATGTTGATTTTTATGGTGGTGATTCAGGCATTCTTACTTATGGTATCATTCTCACCGTGGTAAGTGCGTTTTTACTATTCAAGCACTATTTAGGTAGGTTGATAGGTACGGTTGCAAATTTTGAATTTCTACTCGATCAGGCAGACCATAGTCGCAATATTTATAGAGTAGCGCTTTGTTTTCTACTCATTCTTCTCAACCTCTTTATTTATTATGTATTCCCAACGTATGAGCAAGTTGTTTTAATCGCTTGCACCACCGTACTATTTGTATTCTTATTATACCATTTTATCATTATAGGCTCACTGTTGAAATCGATAGGCGGCTCTATTCTCTATTTTATTTTATATCTTTGCACGCTCGAAATCGCACCGTATCTGCTTTTGTACAAGTATTTTACGAGCTGA
- a CDS encoding uroporphyrinogen-III synthase, protein MKVKTILVSQPEPKMENSPYQSLVDRTKVKIDFRSFIHVEGVPSKEVREQKVDLSKFSAIILTSRNSVDHFFRVAEEMRFKIPDSLKYFCQSEAVAYYLQKYVVYRKRKIYVGKRTFAELLPLIKKHKNETFLLPSSDKLKDQVPELLDGLTIKWKAATFFRTVISDLSDLADVKYDVLVFFSPSGIESLFQNFPEFTQDETRIAVFGNTTSQAAKDKGLRIDIQAPTPKSPSMTMAIENYIKELS, encoded by the coding sequence ATGAAAGTGAAAACAATTTTAGTTTCCCAGCCTGAACCTAAAATGGAAAATTCACCTTATCAAAGTCTCGTTGATCGGACTAAGGTGAAAATAGATTTCCGCTCTTTTATCCATGTAGAAGGCGTTCCTTCTAAGGAAGTGCGCGAGCAAAAAGTAGATCTTTCTAAGTTTAGTGCGATCATCCTTACCAGCCGTAATAGCGTTGACCACTTCTTCCGTGTGGCAGAAGAAATGCGTTTCAAAATCCCAGATTCACTCAAGTACTTTTGTCAAAGTGAAGCCGTTGCCTATTATCTGCAGAAATATGTAGTGTATAGAAAACGTAAAATTTATGTAGGTAAGAGAACTTTTGCAGAGCTTTTACCACTCATCAAGAAACACAAAAACGAGACATTCCTACTACCTAGCTCCGACAAGTTAAAGGATCAGGTACCAGAATTACTCGATGGCCTCACTATTAAGTGGAAGGCAGCTACATTTTTCAGAACGGTCATTAGCGACCTTTCTGACCTTGCAGATGTTAAGTACGATGTGTTAGTATTCTTTAGCCCTAGCGGTATTGAGAGTCTATTTCAAAACTTTCCAGAATTTACTCAGGATGAGACTCGTATTGCCGTATTTGGTAACACAACAAGCCAAGCTGCTAAGGATAAAGGACTGCGCATTGATATACAAGCGCCTACTCCTAAGTCACCATCAATGACCATGGCGATAGAGAATTATATTAAAGAATTGAGTTAA